The genome window TAACTGCAGAGTTGACGAAGCAGACAAATAATCTAAAACTATTTTGATAATCAAATCATCTTTAAAATAGTTTGTCGTACAATACTGGCAGACAACCACCACATGTTCACCGACGAAGAACCCAGAGATTTCCTGCTTAACTCGGATTGAAATCTTATTAAACTGAAAATCTTtagtacatttaaataaacttcTTGGACAAAGGATTTTATTTTGATGTAACAAGGTCATTGAACAACAGTACTGTGGAATTAAAATAGAATACGCAACATGACGATAGAagtgcactgcttaccgttaaCATTTTGCTGCGCTCTAGTTTTATCTGCAGTGAACAAAAAAGGGGTTGGGACATTAAACAATGtcaaacaaagaaaataaacacatatttgtaactgctGTTAAGTCAAAGGAGGTGACTTGTATCTGCAGCATCTGTCCACCCAGCGTCAGGGTTAAaccacattaaaaaaaaaaatatgattCGATAGATTTAGCTAGCTTTTGATCATTAAAACACCAACTTACCCTCTTCTTCAGTCTGAGCTCCAGTGCATTTGCTCTTTGTCGGTTCTGTTGATGCTGCAGGAGCAGCTTCTGAGACGGTGGGGGAGCCGTGGGTCGGGAGGAGGAACCGCTACGTGTCCCTCGTCTCGCCCCTACGCCGATGCCTTCCCGGTAGGGGCGTTTGATCGGTGGCAGAGCGGTTGAGCCCTCCGACTCTCCACTCTCCTCATCGCTGGTAGACTGGAGTGGGGGGGCAGGGAGAGAAGATAGGTGAGTATGAACATGAAACATATGAACACatggcgagagagagagagagagagagagagagagagagagagagagagagagagagagagacacacagagagagagacagagagagagacaaagagagagacaaagagagagacagggtgagtgagggagacagagagagacagggtgagtgagggagacagagagagagagtgagtgagacagagagagagacagagagagagtgagtgagacagagtgagacagagagtgagtgagtgagtgagtgagtgagtgagtgagtgagtgagtgagtgagtgagacagagagcgagagagagcatGCTTACCTCTGAGCCTGAGTCTTTTCCATGGTAACATTTGGGACATTCCCAGCAGCTGGGTAGATCTTTATTGATTTTCCCTTCACCAGGCTCCTGAAACAGCAAACAGTTCAAATGTctgagggtgtttctcaatgtcgagtacgcttgcttggtagcacatgtcttccgagcatcttgcttcagaagcgaggcaagaatacttcctggcattcggaaaacaaagagtggaacaggctagcaagtgtgcaagtgtgcgtcatatgagaagCCCCgctttacattttccgccacacatttggggaaattggtccgtgcacaaagcattgtggggattttaagagcacggagtctacacatgtgcagcctcgacatttctccaaacgaagtacgccgggctcggtagttgctggacattggaacagtccttcggcggcactcgataacgtagtatgcttgaaatagtggctctggagcagctttactcgacattgagaaacgcccTGAATCAGCTCTTCAGACCTGCGCATGCAGCTTTATAGCGAGCAAAACAGATCATGCCATAATTAGGCAGTGCACTCAGTTTATAGCCTCACTGTTAGAAGCAGATTACCTTATTGCATTGACGATGGACTATCTGCGAGCACACAGAGCACTCCATCAGGGAGTGAGTGCTGGGATTTGATTCGTCAGACTCCCCTTCTACACATATGGCACATCGCGCTGTGTTCGGCAAGGCAGGCTGAGGAGGAGATAAACGTTATTTACTCCAAGGTTAAACATAATATAGTCCTTTAAGATATGATGTTGATAAACATTACTAAGAATTCAAATTCTGTTTTATGGTAATTATGATTACATCATTTAATTTACCCTATTTACCCAGCCTGACATTGAACATACACACAGACAACTCACCGTTAGACACCGTCTCATGATGCAGCCCTTCTTCATGCGCCCCGGACCACCGAACTTCCTCATGTCGTGGCAGAACTGGCAGGTGCCGCACTCTTTCCTGCAGCAGGCGGCGCAGCGCTTACACCTGACCCGCCGGCGCCGCAGGGCGGAGATGGAGGAGCGCTTGATGGACCTCAGGGGCTTGGTTCCCAAGCGAGGACGGTAAATGACggggggagggggagtggggggCTGGTACCATGAAGGCTGAATGAGGGACATCAGTGAGAAAGTACGGAAGGTAGGTTAGAATTATGGAAGCACTATACAAGGGAAATATGGACTTTCAGTCACCAATACTTTAATAAATATAAAGATGGTTTCAGTTGTGCTTTATACTGCTTTCaaagaaaaaaagtaaagtGCAATTTTCTCCTGACTCATTCGATAACAAATAGCAGGTGGGAATCTATTATTCAACAATTTAGACTTATAATTGAATGTGAAAAAGAAACAATATATTATGACATACTTTGTACTTCCAGCTAACTCCATGTGTTCTGTACTCACCCTTTTGGGCCACTTGACGATGGGCTCTCCAGTGTAGGACAGTTTGGCGTCATCATTGACATGCCCCTTTAGAAGAGTCTGAAAAAGTGCAAAGGAGAAAAGACAAGTTTTAAGACGAAAAGATAAAATATATCTAAAGGTCCACATTAGCAAAGTAGTAGCATCCAGCGTGAGTTGATTGTGAGAGGAACACGGCTctcaccttcatgtcatcgagCAGGGCGTCTGGGTTCAGGATGCCCACAGGGACGCACTTCTTCTGCTCCGGCAGCCCCTCCAGCTTCCCCAAGAGGTTCCACAGCCCCTCCAGCTCAAAGGGAGTCAGCAGGTGTTGAGCTTCTGTCTCTTTAGCTTCCTCTTCGTCCTGTTCTTTGACCGCCTCTTCCTTTATCTCCTTGTTCTCAGTGTCGCTGTCGACTCCATTAGAGGTGCCATTCTTGTTGGAGTCGATGTTTTCCATGTCAGCCTTGGTCAGTCCTGAAAACAGAGAAGACACAATCGTTGAAGTTTATGTCAGTGAGCGATTCATTACTAGGTCTGTGTGAAAAAGAGAACAAAATGAGGGTAGTTGTGTTTTCTTGTGTTGCTCCGTCCTCACCTACGCCCAGGGAGTATTTTTTGAACTCAGGAGTGAGATGGGAGATGTTGGTCTGACAGTAGAGGTATCTCTCCAGGACGTACCAGCACATCTCATAGTAAAAAGGGTAGCGGAACTTTGCTGGCAcctagaggaggaggagagaaacaGAAAAGTCTCAAATGTTTTCCATGTGCATGTTTCCTCAAATACCAATGACAGAAATGTAAACTATGTTTGTTAGCTGCTACATACCTACAAATCAAGTTACTCTTAAGAAGCCCTGAACCACGGGTGGTGCTCCAGCTGATTCTTTTATTTGTAGATCACAAAAAACTTGTGTTCTAACCCAATTCTGAAAATATTCTTATTTTGTCTCCCACGATTGTCAACATGCATGACAAATCCACTTCATTTTTATCAGCTATATTAAGTCTTAGTAACTTACTCTAATTATTGTAATGAGTTCTACTTACCAAAGTATAAAGATTGTGAAATTGTGTGTTAGTGCTACTGCAATCGGATTGTTACTCAGTGTTGGCAGATGTCCTAAACTtatgatttaaaatgtgttgaggAGAGAAATAAGTACAAATCTGTGTATCCTTAGCTTGATGGGTGATGAAAACCTAGTCATGTTAAAAGAATGATATCACCAGTGTTTTTCTATTCCGAGTAATTCCACAGAATAAGACTCTGAATCACGTCTTGCATAATCACAAAATGTGTGTcaagtaggggtgcaacaactaatcgacttaatcgattaaaatcgattaccaaattagttgccaactaattcagtcgtcgattcgttggtgacgtcatcacgtgcgttTTACACGCCGTTAAACTACAACGTTATCGGTACtggggacatttaaaaaatatatgtcatgtattattgatacaagaacattatatcgcagtcttagtgtggccagctcgtttataatatgcaaaaagacaaacaaatgcgtctatgatgtattttcgatcagacgagatctctctccctggtctgtgtgggagggggcggggcagtttacacacacgcggctgctacatgcagcaacacactgcggagatggcggagagaacgccgctccgaggtgttgttaaactttacccgtctcgatgctcgttgccaaaagtgcaataagagtttagcatgtaagggcggtaacacgatcaatgtatctaaacatttagcaaaagtgctccacatccagacggagaaatgcaccggatcgactgtctttctagcagctctgtagccccgtccacgagtaacgttttcacgtcaggtgttctgtatgctagcagcaacacacggagttaactccattatacaaacatgggttaatgatttgaGGTAAccgagttatttagtttgttaaaattTCAgccattctgtttacagttctgtcatcacattatttattatttgctaaaacactgttgttttttttgatgtgaaatattatttatttaatttaaatgaaaagccatgttcattttgtaaacaatttgttaagttaagttaagttaagttaatttaataatatgtattttttaatcaagtattcatctttattgtcttcattgttagtttccacatgcctaaaacaacctcaagctaaatctaaaagttgatggctaaataagagcgcttgAGAGATTGTGCAAgacgtaatagtccgaatagtcgattaatcgtttcattaatcgatagattaatcgactatcaaattagtcgtttgttgcagccctagtgtCAAGGTGTTGTGTATCCACAGCAGAATAAAAAGACCCCAGCTGATGTGAGGCGCTGCTCACCCGTGTGCGATCCTCGATGCTGTAGATGTTGAGCTGCATGGGGATGTTAAAGCTGTGGAGGAAATTCCCCCCAAACACCAACGTGTCCTCTGGGGTGTACACAGCATGGATCCACCCTGCAACAAACAAGACACGAGACGCTGTAGCTGCGTAGTGCTCAAGTGTGCGTTTGATTTTCGGGGTCTGTATACGGCTCCCGTATTTTCTTTACCTGATGGGATTATGAAGGTGTTTCCTTGCTTGAGTTCTATCCTCTGACAGTCAAAGCACTTGTCCCCCAAGAAGATGTCTCCCTGTTTTCCTGATAAAACCCAGTTCTCGTACATCTCCAGGTTCTGGGGTGTGGGTGGAATCAGCCAGAACACCTGTAGGGTCCCAGGTAAAAAAGTGACGTGGATTGTCTTAGGTCAACATTTACATAAAGACACCGCCAGGGCACTCGTGCGCATTTGAATCTGTGTAACAGCGATTACATGTAATATAGAGTGAAACGAAATGAAGATGCTAAATACTACTAGACTAGGATTATTTAGCATCAACATTCTGAGCAGGGTGTCTGGTAAATGGCTTTTTTCCTAGTGCGTGAAAGGCTCAGAAAAATGTACGTCATTCAGGAGTAAAAAAACGTTGCTTCCTTTCGCCATGTAATATTCAAGTCGTGTGAGACAGTATTTATCCGAAAACTCAAAGGCCGTTGGGTCACCACAGGCAGCCAAAACTGAAATGTATGATTTGTGTGCCGTGACACCCGGACTGACCTTTCCTCCTCGCAGGATGTGGTACCAGACGGAAGTGCCTCCAAAGTCGATGTGGAAATCTGTGAAGCAGCCCTGCACACTCATGAGACAGTACCTGAGAGGAGTGGAGGAAACAAGGACACACAAGGTGGATTTGAATAACAGGATAAAGTGTTGAAAATAAAAACAGGCATTAAGAGACTATGAATTAAATCAAGACTATGCCTGCTGTAGGATATGATACGAGTAATGTATCCCAACTAAAGCAGAGCACATGTTACATGTTTTAAGCCTCTGGTTTACTCACTTCTGCACTTTGGGATAATGCATGTCTATGATGGCGTTAGTggagtctctctgtctctccttgAGGTGGCGAGGCCACATGTTGTCCACCCAGTCAATGAGGTCCACCTGGACAAAAGGGAAAAAGGAAAGTAGTATAAAACATACATTAAATGTGTGTGCACCAAACTCAGACTGTGATAAGTGACTCTGCTTTATGCATGTAGGCTTTAAAACAGAGGAGAAATGATTGGGATAAATAGCTCTTCTTTCTTAACAGAGAATTTTCTGGTAAATCATCTTTGTGACTTCAAGGTGTCAGAGTTCCAAAACGACATTGTCAATGTGCATTAGTgtaattaatcgtattttaatctcgattacgattttggctgacaacgattacgaaaacaacgtaatcgaaataaaacgattattatttgtatttattttttaaataaaatgtaattgttttttatttgtattggtttttcagttgaattatacttcaagttcagggtaatcaactgttaaaaacataccgttcaattttttttttcaataaatggatgtttttaataatcgtgatatcaattattgaccaaaataatcttgattatgatttttgccataatcgcacagccctaatgTGCACATCGGGGCTGTTGTAAAACACTAACAAGCTCCTGTGTGTATTCTCACCGAAGCCGGCCGTTTCACCAGATTCTCCAGCTTGGTGTGGCTGAACTCCAGACTGATGACGTTGTAGAGTTTTTCTCTCTCTGATGGCGGCGTGTCATAGTAGCGTCTCCACTGAGCCATCGACATCTCGATTCCTTTCTGGGTGTTCACATCCATCACGTCAACAATTCGTCGACTTCCTGCAGAATAATTCATTGGAGTTCAGTAACAGTGCAAACATTTATTATCCTAAAATAGTCATTGCCATTGTGTGTATTACTTTTATATTGATTTGAATGTCTAGCAATTACAGCCTGAATATTGGGAGTTGTGATTGCCACTTTACAGTTagtttaaggcaaggcaagtttatttatatagcccttttcaacacaaggcaattcaaagtgctttacaaaaaacgaaagacattaagaaaatggcatttaaaatcagtcattaaaaataaaagctaataaaataaacacaaaaaactaaaatacatggataaaagttaaagtgcagtctaagatatgaatagttcaattaaaagcagcgacaaaaagaaaagtcttcagcctggatttaaaagtagtaagagttgcagcggacctgcaggtttctgggagtttgttccagatatttggagcataataactaaacgctgcttctccatgtttagttctgactctggggacagaaagctgaccagtccctgaagacctgagagatctggatggttcataatttagcaggaggtcagaaatatattttgggcctaaaccattcagtgctttataaaccagcagcaatattttgaaatctagtTTAGCATTTCCTTcatttatatcttgatacttgctcaaagatatatatataaaaagtgTTCAAATGGTTCTATAGGTCCAACCCGTTGTGTATAAAGATGAAAGCCAATAAAGGGCATAAAATGGGAACTTACCGACAAACAACTTGACATCACTCACACTGAAATCAGAGTCTGGCATTCTGCAAGAGAAGCAAATCAAAAAGcgtgttattaaaaaaaaaaaaaaaaaaagaatctcCAAAGACAAACAGGTTAAGTGGGTTATTATTATTAGCTTTAAAATAACTCAATCAGCTAGAATACCAGTATATAAGAAATCTAACAAAGATATATGTTTAGAGACAAACAATGTGGCTTACTGTATGCCAAGGCCATTGGCTGCCTCAAAGATAATGGGCTCCCTGAGCCCTTCCCTCTGGATGTACTCAAATGTGAAATCTAGAAAAAACAAGCAACAGAGTATGTAAAACAAACAGTTAGCATGCATCATCTTTACATTGCATCAGACATCTTTTTTTATTGAAATGATATCCCAAGAATATCTTGGATTAGTTTGAACCTCTCACCTTTTCCCTCCATGTGTTTGATCAATTCAGAGTTAAACCTGCTGCACTGCAGCTTCTCGTCCAGGTTGAACATCCGCTTCCCTTCAATTTCATCGTCTGAGATTCCATCGTCTTGGTAGCGGCGTCGCGTCCCTGTACGCTGAGGACAAAACACAGATTCTGTTAACCTCTAGATTAGACATGAGAAACAATAGTGAGCAACAGAAAGAGAACTTCTTTTGTGATATCTAAGCCTCATAAATGGCTTTTTTTTCACTAGATTTGGCTATTTTTACTGAACATCCTAACTGAGAAAATAATGTTGAACATGTATTTTGGTTAATAGAAGCTTACAgtaattatttaatatatagttACATAACTAAATAAATTATTCTTAAGCCGAGCAATGGattcttcatttttttttttttttaaaaaggcgCATGTTCTCTGGTATCCACTTTCTAGAAAGATTATTTGgaattacattaaaaaaaagctaGGTTTGAGCTGCAGgttttttaaagatatttgtatacattttcCTAAAAAGGATTATTAAATGTCCTTGACATTTTTTGTgtggaaatgtgttaaaattgaTTGCATGGGTTAGCTGCTTTTaattaatatatgatatgactCGGTCATCATTTAATAATTAATTACAAACAACTGAAATGGTATGGAATGACCCTTAATGcattttgtaaatgtttttgtttaattGAT of Pseudochaenichthys georgianus chromosome 10, fPseGeo1.2, whole genome shotgun sequence contains these proteins:
- the kdm2ab gene encoding lysine-specific demethylase 2A isoform X2; protein product: MEDPHTRYSKRLRTGTRRRYQDDGISDDEIEGKRMFNLDEKLQCSRFNSELIKHMEGKDFTFEYIQREGLREPIIFEAANGLGIQMPDSDFSVSDVKLFVGSRRIVDVMDVNTQKGIEMSMAQWRRYYDTPPSEREKLYNVISLEFSHTKLENLVKRPASVDLIDWVDNMWPRHLKERQRDSTNAIIDMHYPKVQKYCLMSVQGCFTDFHIDFGGTSVWYHILRGGKVFWLIPPTPQNLEMYENWVLSGKQGDIFLGDKCFDCQRIELKQGNTFIIPSGWIHAVYTPEDTLVFGGNFLHSFNIPMQLNIYSIEDRTRVPAKFRYPFYYEMCWYVLERYLYCQTNISHLTPEFKKYSLGVGLTKADMENIDSNKNGTSNGVDSDTENKEIKEEAVKEQDEEEAKETEAQHLLTPFELEGLWNLLGKLEGLPEQKKCVPVGILNPDALLDDMKTLLKGHVNDDAKLSYTGEPIVKWPKRPSWYQPPTPPPPVIYRPRLGTKPLRSIKRSSISALRRRRVRCKRCAACCRKECGTCQFCHDMRKFGGPGRMKKGCIMRRCLTPALPNTARCAICVEGESDESNPSTHSLMECSVCSQIVHRQCNKEPGEGKINKDLPSCWECPKCYHGKDSGSESTSDEESGESEGSTALPPIKRPYREGIGVGARRGTRSGSSSRPTAPPPSQKLLLQHQQNRQRANALELRLKKRIKLERSKMLTQSSQERSPRSLCSRLPSRLRSATSRLSQGRGRGSTWARAPPHPSSPGGMGSLLQQQQQQQQQQQQQQQQQQQQQQQQQQQQQQQQQQQQQQQQQQQQQSSLGLALEPKGEARRGRGRGVRLRGGGAGRGMRSGRSHEELESEDSSSSNSSSSSSSDEEEGQNSGRGLDKENQPQSRREAAKEREEDLSEAANQNRAEEEDEEESEQDGETVRRKVAVQKPRTRAQRDPSAIVPKLEAIAPQTPPSTIHNQSRVLARPPIRNRGPDPHSSKHARPHTPSGHTDNRERLEDSQKTRPAKLSNGASSSSTPDLPHLRIPLSALQEGGGEAERENGASGPGCEREVWVSVFRYLSRADLCVCMAVCKNWYKWCLDKRLWARIDLSIKRTVTPQALTGIIKRQPITLDLSWTNISKKQLSWLVGRLPGLKDLMLAGCSWLSISALCSSACPLLRSLDLRYADGVKDSQIRDLVTPPGCDNRSQLRNMQCLRLAGLDISDSTLRLVIRHMPHLTKLDISHCNNLTDNSINLLTAVGSSTRNTVTELNLGGCSKLSDTCLKYLRRLACISLLDLRRCNGVSRKACEAFISELSVNMLYFLSDEKLIQRIS
- the kdm2ab gene encoding lysine-specific demethylase 2A isoform X1; translated protein: MEDPHTRYSKRLRTGTRRRYQDDGISDDEIEGKRMFNLDEKLQCSRFNSELIKHMEGKDFTFEYIQREGLREPIIFEAANGLGIQMPDSDFSVSDVKLFVGSRRIVDVMDVNTQKGIEMSMAQWRRYYDTPPSEREKLYNVISLEFSHTKLENLVKRPASVDLIDWVDNMWPRHLKERQRDSTNAIIDMHYPKVQKYCLMSVQGCFTDFHIDFGGTSVWYHILRGGKVFWLIPPTPQNLEMYENWVLSGKQGDIFLGDKCFDCQRIELKQGNTFIIPSGWIHAVYTPEDTLVFGGNFLHSFNIPMQLNIYSIEDRTRVPAKFRYPFYYEMCWYVLERYLYCQTNISHLTPEFKKYSLGVGLTKADMENIDSNKNGTSNGVDSDTENKEIKEEAVKEQDEEEAKETEAQHLLTPFELEGLWNLLGKLEGLPEQKKCVPVGILNPDALLDDMKTLLKGHVNDDAKLSYTGEPIVKWPKRPSWYQPPTPPPPVIYRPRLGTKPLRSIKRSSISALRRRRVRCKRCAACCRKECGTCQFCHDMRKFGGPGRMKKGCIMRRCLTPALPNTARCAICVEGESDESNPSTHSLMECSVCSQIVHRQCNKEPGEGKINKDLPSCWECPKCYHGKDSGSESTSDEESGESEGSTALPPIKRPYREGIGVGARRGTRSGSSSRPTAPPPSQKLLLQHQQNRQRANALELRLKKRIKLERSKMLTKQSSQERSPRSLCSRLPSRLRSATSRLSQGRGRGSTWARAPPHPSSPGGMGSLLQQQQQQQQQQQQQQQQQQQQQQQQQQQQQQQQQQQQQQQQQQQQQSSLGLALEPKGEARRGRGRGVRLRGGGAGRGMRSGRSHEELESEDSSSSNSSSSSSSDEEEGQNSGRGLDKENQPQSRREAAKEREEDLSEAANQNRAEEEDEEESEQDGETVRRKVAVQKPRTRAQRDPSAIVPKLEAIAPQTPPSTIHNQSRVLARPPIRNRGPDPHSSKHARPHTPSGHTDNRERLEDSQKTRPAKLSNGASSSSTPDLPHLRIPLSALQEGGGEAERENGASGPGCEREVWVSVFRYLSRADLCVCMAVCKNWYKWCLDKRLWARIDLSIKRTVTPQALTGIIKRQPITLDLSWTNISKKQLSWLVGRLPGLKDLMLAGCSWLSISALCSSACPLLRSLDLRYADGVKDSQIRDLVTPPGCDNRSQLRNMQCLRLAGLDISDSTLRLVIRHMPHLTKLDISHCNNLTDNSINLLTAVGSSTRNTVTELNLGGCSKLSDTCLKYLRRLACISLLDLRRCNGVSRKACEAFISELSVNMLYFLSDEKLIQRIS